From a single Phragmites australis chromosome 7, lpPhrAust1.1, whole genome shotgun sequence genomic region:
- the LOC133924475 gene encoding putative protease Do-like 14, with the protein MAASGGSPGPLADLLETEESADPGPVPNKRKKIQAAATELVGGSNTDIEEEMPQRRTEGSDASPAAPVSTLPPRPRFPPFPKPSKSKDVRKWGEECRRIREILAKDPRNNLPTRRKPKDPDTTDAVQSSRDKVVVRGAARSIVSVSSVTQDGSRRPQCTGIIMGQRESNGKQHTIIVTCSKVVCKEGTLLDPVPKLSVGLPNKTILDGQLMFFNDHYDIALLEIDVDFPLQRPSIGSGPNYGQEVFVLARDKESSLMARHGEILWLQESAYLGRNYQMFLSCEVPVGGNGGPVIDHDGNVIGMAFCRSPDSVVLSISTIVTCIEMWLKFSRIARPILGLGIRTIELLDVSLQEEIFLDHDIDSGFIVDMVSCDSAAESLGILPGDVIISFDERHALPLPQLEDYLLSLGWTFLNNSSSMVDLKLEVYDLIKQSKRSITLPVGFCDA; encoded by the exons ATGGCGGCGAGCGGGGGTAGTCCGGGGCCGCTGGCTGACTTATTAGAAACGGAAGAGTCGGCAGATCCGGGTCCGGTTCCTAataagaggaagaagattcAGGCGGCGGCGACAGAGTTGGTGGGTGGGAGCAACACAGACATAGAGGAGGAGATGCCGCAGAGGAGGACGGAGGGTTCCGATGCCTCACCTGCTGCCCCTGTCAGCACCCTGCCGCCTCGTCCTCGCTTCCCACCATTCCCTAAGCCCAGCAAATCAAAGGATGTACGGAAGTGGGGCGAGGAGTGTAGAAGGATTCGCGAGATTCTTGCAAAAG ATCCTCGTAACAATCTTCCTACCCGGAGGAAGCCCAAGGATCCAGACACCACCGATGCCGTGCAGAGCTCAAGAGACAAGGTGGTGGTTCGGGGTGCGGCACGCTCCATTGTCAGTGTTTCCTCCGTCACACAAG ATGGGTCGAGGAGACCACAATGTACTGGCATCATCATGGGTCAGCGTGAATCTAACGGGAAGCAGCACACTATAATAGTGACTTGTTCTAAAGTCGTTTGCAAGGAGGGTACATTACTTGATCCCGTACCCAAG CTATCCGTTGGCTTGCCAAATAAGACCATCTTGGACGGACAACTTATGTTCTTCAACGATCATTATGATATTGCTCTACTAGAGATCGATGTAGACTTTCCGTTGCAGCGCCCTTCTATTGGATCTGGCCCGAACTATGGTCAGGAGGTTTTTGTGTTGGCTAGGGACAAAGAGTCGTCCTTGATGGCTAGGCATGGGGAAATTCTATGGTTACAGGAATCAGCTTATTTAGGGCGCAACTACCAGATGTTTCTCAGCTGTGAAGTCCCTGTG GGTGGCAATGGAGGACCCGTGATTGACCACGATGGCAATGTCATAGGGATGGCATTTTGTCGGAGCCCAGATTCTGTTGTTCTTTCCATCTCTACTATCGTCACATGCATTGAGATGTGGTTGAAGTTCAG TCGTATTGCTCGCCCCATACTTGGTTTGGGCATAAGGACAATTGAGCTGCTGGATGTGTCACTCCAGGAGGAAATCTTTCTTGACCACGACATTGACAGTGGTTTCATCGTAGATATG GTATCATGTGACTCTGCTGCTGAGAGTCTTGGGATTTTACCTGGAGATGTGATTATTTCATTCGATGAGCGGCATGCTCTACCTTTACCTCAG TTGGAAGATTATCTTCTCTCTCTGGGTTGGACATTCTTGAACAATTCAAGCTCCATGGTTGATCTCAAG CTTGAAGTTTATGATCTCATCAAGCAGAGCAAGAGAAGCATCACTTTGCCCGTAGGATTCTGTGATGCTTGA